GTGCTGATGCTCTTCAAATCGCCCAAGCCGCTGAAGGCCGCCGACGTCTTCTCGAACGCGCAGTTCGACGACAACTGGAAGGACGTCGTCTTCGAGAAGCACGCGGTGATCCAGATCTGCGGAGGCGCGCCGGCGACGTACGTCGAGGCGCGAGGCACGTCGTCAAAGGGCGGCGACGAGCGCGTCGAGATCGTGCTGGCGACGCGCAATGCGACGAGTTATCTCGCGATGTACGCGCGGCCGCTCGAGGGTCAGGCGAACCCAACCGCTCAAGCCGCGCTGCGCGAGCTCTGCCCGAAGCAGTAATCGGTTGCAGCGTGCCCTAGGGCAGCTCTTCGCCCGTCAGCCGCTCGGATGGACGGAGTCCGAGGGCGGTCCGAAGCTGCGGCGCGTTCTCGGTTGGCCGTCGCTGACGGCGATCGGCCTGGGGACGATGCTCGGCGGAATCTTTCCGACCATCGGCGCGGGCGCGCACGCGGCCGGTCCCGGGGTCGTTCTCGCGTACGTGCTCTCGGGTCTCGTCAGCCTCTGCGTCGCGCTCTGTTACGCGGAGTTCGCATCCATGGTGCCGGTCGCGGGAAGCGCGTACACGTATGCCTACGCGACGCTCGGCGAGCTCGTGGCGTGGATCATCGGCTGGGACTTGATCCTCGAATACGGGCTCTCGCTCGCGCCGACCGCGTCGTCGCTCTCCGATTACTTTCAGCACATGCTCGCCAACGTCGGCATCGTCTTGCCGGCGTGGGCGCAGACCGCGAACGTCCACGCGGCGCACCCGCAGATCGATCTCTTCGCGAGCATCGTCACGCTCGCGGTCACCGTCCTCGTCGCGATCGGCATCCGCGAATCGGCGAGCGTCAACGGCGCGCTCGTCGTCGTGCAGATCGTCTCGATGCTCGTCTTCATCGCGGTCGTCGCGCACGCGGTGCATCCGGCCAACCTGCAGCCGGTCGCGCCGTTCGGATACCACGGCATCCTCGCCAGCACCGCGCTCGTATTCTTCGCGTACATCGGCTTCGACACGGTCACGGTCGCTTCGGAAGAGGCGAAGCGCCCGGAGCGCGACGTGCCGATCGGCATCATCCTCGCGCTCTCGCTCGGCGGCATTCTCTACGTCGCGCTGACGCTCTGCACGGTCGGCGTCGTGCGCTTCGACAAGCTCTCCGACGGCGCTGCGATGCTCGACGCGCTCGGCGCGGTGAGCAAGAGCCACGCGCTCTACTGGATCGTCGCGATCGGCGGCCTGGCGGGGAACGCGACCGTCATGCTGACGTCGCTGCTGGGACAGGTGCGCATCTTCTACGTGATGGCGCGCGACCGCATGCTGCCGCCCGGCGTCGCGCGCATCCATCATCGTTTTCGCACGCCGGCGCGCATGACGATGATCACCGGAGCGATCGTCGCGATCTTCGCCGCAGTGCTGCCGCTGACGGAGCTGCTGACGCTCGTCAACATCGGCACGCTCGCGGCGTTCGCGATCGTCTGCGCGGGCGTGCTCGTTCTGCGCGTCGTCAATCCCTCGGCGGAGCGTCCGTTCCGCGCGCCGCTGCTTCCGCTCTTCTCGCTGGCCGGCGCCGCGTCGTGTCTCTACCTCGTCACGGGGCTGCAAGTTGCGACGTGGGTCCGCTACGGAGTGTGGTTCGCGGTAGGCCTTTTTATCTACGCGCTCTACGGCTTCCGTAACTCGCGTTTGGCGATTCGTTTGCCCTGAAAAAGAGGATTTAGCCCCGGGGGCGGCCGCATCAGGGGCAGGAATGGCTCTCGACAGCGCGGTCTTCGACCGTTTCGAGCTGATCACAGTTCCCCGCTCGCGCGGCGTGCCGTCGTTCGCGCAGGACGTCGCGCGCGGACTGCGTTCCGAGCCGAAGCGCCTGCCCTCGAAATACTTCTACGACGACGTCGGCTCGGCGCTCTTCGATGCAATCACCCACTTGCCTGAGTACTACTTAACGCGAGCGGAGGCGGAGATTCTTAGCGACTGGGGATGGCAGATCGTCAGGCTGCTCGAGGCCCCGGTAGACTTTCTCGAACTGGGAAGCGGGAATGCCGCGAAGACGCGTCTGTTGATCGGCGAGGCGCTGCGCGTGCAGACGGGCCTGACCTATACGCCGATCGATATCTCGACCGAAGCGCTGCGCGCGTCGTCGCTCGCGCTCGTCGAGACCTATCCCAACCTGCGCGTTCGCGCGTATGCCGGCGACTACTTCGACGTGCTCGAATCGCACTACGCGCCGTCGGATCGAAAGATGCTCGCGATGTTCATGGGTTCGAACATCGGCAACTACGAGCCCGACGAGGCGCTCGCGCTGCTCCGGCTGCTCAGCGGTGCGCTGCGCCCGGGCGACGGCCTCTTGCTCGGCGCCGACCTCAAGAAGGATCGCGCGACGCTCGAGCTTGCGTAC
This genomic stretch from Candidatus Binatia bacterium harbors:
- the egtD gene encoding L-histidine N(alpha)-methyltransferase, producing the protein MALDSAVFDRFELITVPRSRGVPSFAQDVARGLRSEPKRLPSKYFYDDVGSALFDAITHLPEYYLTRAEAEILSDWGWQIVRLLEAPVDFLELGSGNAAKTRLLIGEALRVQTGLTYTPIDISTEALRASSLALVETYPNLRVRAYAGDYFDVLESHYAPSDRKMLAMFMGSNIGNYEPDEALALLRLLSGALRPGDGLLLGADLKKDRATLELAYDDPTGVTAAFDRNMLARINRELRGDFDVRNFTHVARYDEARGSVDSFLEARERAVVTIRAADLRVEINAGERIQTESSYKFSDGEIVELGRAVGLRPGSAWYDRARRFSLHLLVRE
- a CDS encoding amino acid permease yields the protein MQRALGQLFARQPLGWTESEGGPKLRRVLGWPSLTAIGLGTMLGGIFPTIGAGAHAAGPGVVLAYVLSGLVSLCVALCYAEFASMVPVAGSAYTYAYATLGELVAWIIGWDLILEYGLSLAPTASSLSDYFQHMLANVGIVLPAWAQTANVHAAHPQIDLFASIVTLAVTVLVAIGIRESASVNGALVVVQIVSMLVFIAVVAHAVHPANLQPVAPFGYHGILASTALVFFAYIGFDTVTVASEEAKRPERDVPIGIILALSLGGILYVALTLCTVGVVRFDKLSDGAAMLDALGAVSKSHALYWIVAIGGLAGNATVMLTSLLGQVRIFYVMARDRMLPPGVARIHHRFRTPARMTMITGAIVAIFAAVLPLTELLTLVNIGTLAAFAIVCAGVLVLRVVNPSAERPFRAPLLPLFSLAGAASCLYLVTGLQVATWVRYGVWFAVGLFIYALYGFRNSRLAIRLP